A section of the Pan paniscus chromosome 11, NHGRI_mPanPan1-v2.0_pri, whole genome shotgun sequence genome encodes:
- the LOC117974438 gene encoding beta-lactoglobulin, whose product MALEKGPLLLLALGLGLAGAQKALEEVPVQPGFNAQKVEGRWLTLQLAANHADLVSPADPLRLALHSIRTRDGGDVDFVLFWKGEGVCKETNITVHPTQLQGQYQGSFEGGSMHVCFVSTDYSNLILYVRFEDDEITNLWVLLARRMLEDPKWLGRYLEYVEKFHLQKSPVFNIDGPCPPP is encoded by the exons ATGGCCCTGGAGAAAGGCCCGCTCCTGCTGCTGGCCCTTGGCCTGGGCCTGGCGGGTGCCCAGAAGGCTCTGGAAGAGGTGCCGGTACAGCCGGGCTTCAATGCGCAGAAG GTGGAGGGGCGCTGGCTCACCCTGCAGCTGGCAGCCAACCATGCAGACCTGGTCTCCCCGGCCGACCCCCTGAGGCTCGCTCTCCACTCCATCCGGACCAGGGACGGCGGGGACGTGGACTTCGTGCTGTTCTGGAA GGGAGAAGGGGTGTGTAAAGAAACAAACATCACCGTCCATCCAACCCAGTTGCAAGGCCAGTACCAAGGCTCGT TTGAGGGCGGCAGCATGCACGTATGCTTCGTCAGCACCGACTACAGCAACCTCATTCTTTACGTGCGCTTTGAGGATGATGAGATCACCAACCTGTGGGTGCTGCTGG CGAGAAGAATGCTGGAGGACCCCAAATGGCTGGGAAGATACTTGGAGTACGTGGAGAAATTCCACCTGCAGAAATCCCCGGTCTTCAACATAGATG GCCCATGTCCCCCACCCTGA